In one Candidatus Nitronereus thalassa genomic region, the following are encoded:
- a CDS encoding carboxymuconolactone decarboxylase family protein codes for MATVKLVEEAEAAPEIQHVYEEVKKTFGVPFVPNIFKAMANHPGYLEVTWSRFKVIMGPGKLDPKTKQVIALAVSATNNCEYCVNAHSAALKQMGYDDAALTELMAVVDMFNGFNKFLDGLRVESDLKP; via the coding sequence ATGGCAACCGTTAAATTAGTGGAAGAGGCGGAGGCAGCTCCGGAAATTCAACACGTGTATGAGGAAGTGAAGAAGACCTTTGGGGTCCCATTTGTCCCAAATATTTTTAAGGCCATGGCGAATCATCCTGGATATTTAGAAGTTACCTGGTCGCGATTCAAAGTGATTATGGGACCTGGGAAGTTAGATCCAAAAACCAAGCAAGTGATTGCGCTTGCCGTATCCGCCACCAATAATTGCGAATACTGCGTGAACGCGCATTCTGCCGCGTTAAAGCAGATGGGCTATGATGATGCCGCACTGACCGAGTTGATGGCGGTGGTGGATATGTTTAACGGGTTTAATAAGTTCTTAGACGGGTTGCGGGTAGAGTCTGATTTAAAACCCTAA